A genome region from Gymnogyps californianus isolate 813 chromosome 4, ASM1813914v2, whole genome shotgun sequence includes the following:
- the THNSL2 gene encoding threonine synthase-like 2 isoform X1 — protein MEYVSTRGGTGAVDFEGALFSGYAPDGGLFMPQRIPSLDRDTLQRWSRLSYRELVKELCSLFIMTELVPRSTLNDLIDRAFSRFRHKDVVHLSRLKDGLNVLELWHGVTYAFKDLSLSCTGQFLQYFLEKKQKHVTILVGTSGDTGSSAIESVRGQKNMDIFVVLPKGFCTQIQELQMTTVIEDNVHVFAAHGNSDEIDEPIKELFADVDFARKYNLMSLNSVNWSRIMVQIAHHFYAYFQCAPSLDTTPLPVVEIVVPTGGGGNITAGCIAQKMGLPIQLVAVVNSNDIIHRTVQHGDFSLSESVKATLASAMDIQEPYNMERILWLLLGSDSRLTKTLMERFSGSKSLKLPEDLHRKLSETLHSCSASDEDIVRAMQRCWEENRYLLCPHSAVAAHYHYSQPDSTPRCCLAPASAAKFQDALLRAGLVPQLPPEITALTAMETRSTPLERGQDWAQALREQIEATAQQRGIAGQGVTQT, from the exons atggAGTATGTCAGCACACGGGGAGGCACGGGGGCCGTTGACTTCGAGGGAGCCCTCTTCTCTGGCTACGCACCCGACGGGGGCCTCTTCATGCCCCAACGCATCCCCTCGCTGGACAGGGACACCCTGCAGAGGTGGAGCCGCCTCTCCTACCGGGAGCTGGTGAAGGAGCTGTGCTCCCTCTTCATCATGACCGAGCTGGTCCCGCGGAGCACGCTCAACG ACCTGATCGACAGGGCCTTCAGCAGGTTCAGACACAAGGACGTCGTCCATCTGTCCAGGCTGAAAGATGGGCTGAATGTTTTGGAGCTCTGGCATGGGGTTACTTACGCATTTAAGGATCTGTCCTTGTCCTGCACGGGGCAGTTTTTACAGTACTtcttggagaaaaagcagaagcacGTCACTATTCTGGTGG GGACTTCAGGGGACACGGGGAGCTCGGCCATTGAGAGCGTGAGAGGGCAGAAGAACATGGACATCTTTGTTGTGCTGCCCAAGGGGTTCTGCACCCAAATACAGGAACTTCAGATGACCACCGTCATTGAAGACAATGTCCACGTCTTTGCTG CTCATGGGAACAGTGATGAAATCGATGAGCCCATCAAGGAACTGTTCGCTGATGTCGATTTTGCCAGAAAATACAATCTGATGAGCTTGAATTCGGTCAATTGGTCTAGGATTATGGTGCAGATTGCTCACCATTTCTATGCTTACTTTCAGTGCGCCCCATCCCTGGATACCACCCCGCTGCCAGTGGTGGAAATTGTTGTgccaacaggaggaggaggaaatatcacag CTGGCTGTATTGCCCAGAAAATGGGTCTCCCAATTCAACTTGTTGCCGTGGTTAACAGCAATGACATCATTCATAGGACTGTTCAACATGGAGATTTCTCACTGTCAGAGAGCGTGAAGGCTACATTAGCATCAGCCATGGATATTCAG GAGCCTTACAACATGGAGAGGATCCTCTGGCTGCTCTTGGGCTCCGACAGCCGCCTGACGAAAACGCTGATGGAGAGATTCAGTGGGTCGAAAAGCCTTAAGCTGCCGGAGGATTTGCACAGGAAG CTCTCTGAGACCCTACATTCATGCTCGGCCTCCGACGAGGACATCGTGCGAGCCATGCAGCGCTGCTGGGAGGAAAACCGCTACCTGCTGTGCCCCCACTCCGCCGTGGCTGCTCACTACCACTACTCACAGCCAGACAG cacTCCCCGGTGTTGCTTAGCTCCAGCCTCTGCAGCCAAATTTCAGGATGCCCTACTCCGAGCTGGCCTGGttccccagctcccccctgAAATCACTGCCTTAACAGCAATGGAGACCAGGTCCACTCCCCTGGAGCGGGGGCAGGACTGGGCACAGGCACTCCGGGAGCAGATCGAAGCCACGGCACAGCAGCGGGGAATCGCTGGGCAGGGAGTCACGCAGACCTGA
- the THNSL2 gene encoding threonine synthase-like 2 isoform X2, which translates to MEYVSTRGGTGAVDFEGALFSGYAPDGGLFMPQRIPSLDRDTLQRWSRLSYRELVKELCSLFIMTELVPRSTLNDLIDRAFSRFRHKDVVHLSRLKDGLNVLELWHGVTYAFKDLSLSCTGQFLQYFLEKKQKHVTILVGTSGDTGSSAIESVRGQKNMDIFVVLPKGFCTQIQELQMTTVIEDNVHVFAAHGNSDEIDEPIKELFADVDFARKYNLMSLNSVNWSRIMVQIAHHFYAYFQCAPSLDTTPLPVVEIVVPTGGGGNITAGCIAQKMGLPIQLVAVVNSNDIIHRTVQHGDFSLSESVKATLASAMDIQEPYNMERILWLLLGSDSRLTKTLMERFSGSKSLKLPEDLHRKHSPVLLSSSLCSQISGCPTPSWPGSPAPP; encoded by the exons atggAGTATGTCAGCACACGGGGAGGCACGGGGGCCGTTGACTTCGAGGGAGCCCTCTTCTCTGGCTACGCACCCGACGGGGGCCTCTTCATGCCCCAACGCATCCCCTCGCTGGACAGGGACACCCTGCAGAGGTGGAGCCGCCTCTCCTACCGGGAGCTGGTGAAGGAGCTGTGCTCCCTCTTCATCATGACCGAGCTGGTCCCGCGGAGCACGCTCAACG ACCTGATCGACAGGGCCTTCAGCAGGTTCAGACACAAGGACGTCGTCCATCTGTCCAGGCTGAAAGATGGGCTGAATGTTTTGGAGCTCTGGCATGGGGTTACTTACGCATTTAAGGATCTGTCCTTGTCCTGCACGGGGCAGTTTTTACAGTACTtcttggagaaaaagcagaagcacGTCACTATTCTGGTGG GGACTTCAGGGGACACGGGGAGCTCGGCCATTGAGAGCGTGAGAGGGCAGAAGAACATGGACATCTTTGTTGTGCTGCCCAAGGGGTTCTGCACCCAAATACAGGAACTTCAGATGACCACCGTCATTGAAGACAATGTCCACGTCTTTGCTG CTCATGGGAACAGTGATGAAATCGATGAGCCCATCAAGGAACTGTTCGCTGATGTCGATTTTGCCAGAAAATACAATCTGATGAGCTTGAATTCGGTCAATTGGTCTAGGATTATGGTGCAGATTGCTCACCATTTCTATGCTTACTTTCAGTGCGCCCCATCCCTGGATACCACCCCGCTGCCAGTGGTGGAAATTGTTGTgccaacaggaggaggaggaaatatcacag CTGGCTGTATTGCCCAGAAAATGGGTCTCCCAATTCAACTTGTTGCCGTGGTTAACAGCAATGACATCATTCATAGGACTGTTCAACATGGAGATTTCTCACTGTCAGAGAGCGTGAAGGCTACATTAGCATCAGCCATGGATATTCAG GAGCCTTACAACATGGAGAGGATCCTCTGGCTGCTCTTGGGCTCCGACAGCCGCCTGACGAAAACGCTGATGGAGAGATTCAGTGGGTCGAAAAGCCTTAAGCTGCCGGAGGATTTGCACAGGAAG cacTCCCCGGTGTTGCTTAGCTCCAGCCTCTGCAGCCAAATTTCAGGATGCCCTACTCCGAGCTGGCCTGGttccccagctcccccctgA